One genomic window of Onychostoma macrolepis isolate SWU-2019 chromosome 25, ASM1243209v1, whole genome shotgun sequence includes the following:
- the LOC131534967 gene encoding serine/threonine-protein kinase/endoribonuclease ire-1-like, with translation MKYNLEQRKQATKISETAEKHTEKQGSSSQADHQKPVPDDIIRWNRSSVKYRSKIEALRKDPSRKKVGNIHFSKSNNYQIGSGGSSTVYLGLKEDGTEVAIKRIIKDQQETKHFENELKLLQDSSLESKNIVKYVDLAEDEDFYYLALQLCEYDLEDYMKILRQKQQKDKDTALRKIVEEILHGLQVLHRAEVMHRDIKPGNVLMDSGENARLADFGLSRTLKDGRSTLHTARAGTRGWEATEILNQHTGYKKSSDIQVAGMLVFYILSDGKHPFGDVKDREENIKTGQYVLQDLQDTVAEDLVAWMINKEPAERLTIDEVLGHPYFWDDDRQDAVLRKLGDRPEIQKYETLAKFHDLYMKDKEHTEGREPTATLTIYEALMYLKLRMRRREKTLLL, from the exons atgaaatataaccTTGAACAAAGAAAACA AGCCACAAAAATCTCAGAGACGGCAGAGAAACACACCGAAAAACAAG GGTCATCCTCACAGGCAGACCATCAAAAACCGGTACCTGATGACATCATCAGGTGGAACCGATCCTCTGTAAAATACAGAAGTAAAATAGAGGCGCTCCGGAAAGATCCCTCCAGGAAGAAGGTTGGAAATATCCATTTCTCTAAAAGTAATAACTACCAGATTGGCTCCGGAGGAAGTAGCACGGTATATCTTGGCCTGAAGGAAGATGGCACTGAAGTGGCCATTAAACGAATAATCAAGGACCAACAGGAAACCAAACACTTTGAAAATGAACTAAAGCTTCTACAGGATTCAAGTCTTGAGAGCAAGAACATCGTCAAGTATGTGGACTTAGCAGAGGATGAAGACTTTTATTATCTTGCACTACAGCTTTGTGAATATGATCTGGAGGATTACATGAAAATTCTTcgtcagaaacaacaaaaagacaaagacaCCGCTTTGAGGAAAATAGTGGAGGAGATTCTTCATGGCCTTCAAGTTCTTCACCGTGCTGAAGTGATGCATCGTGATATAAAGCCTGGAAATGTTTTGATGG ATTCAGGAGAAAACGCGAGGCTGGCCGACTTCGGCTTGAGTCGCACACTGAAGGACGGCAGAAGCACGCTGCACACTGCTAGAGCTGGCACTCGTGGCTGGGAAGCAACCGAGATCCTGAATCAACACACAGGTTACAAGAAGAGCTCAGACATCCAG GTTGCTGGGATGTTGGTGTTCTACATCCTCTCTGACGGGAAACATCCCTTTGGGGACGTGAAGGATCGTGAGGAGAACATCAAGACAGGGCAGTACGTTCTTCAAGATTTGCAGGATACAGTAGCAGAGGATCTCGTAGCTTGGATGATCAATAAAGAACCGGCAGAAAGACTGACCATTGATGAGGTCCTAGGTCACCCTTACTTCTGGGATGATGACCG GCAAGATGCAGTCCTTAGAAAGCTGGGTGATAGGCCTGAAATTCAGAAATACGAGACTTTAGCTAAATTTCATGACCTGTACATGAAAGATAAGGAGCACACAGAGGGAAGAGAGCCGACAGCAACGCTGACCATTTACGAGGCCTTGATGTACTTAAAATTGAGAATGAGAAGAA GAGAAAAGACATTATTGCTATAG